The segment CGAGGCCCAGATGCGCGAGCAGCTGGCCTTCGTGGGCCTGAACGAAACGGCCAAACGCCAGATGTACCTCGACGGCGAGCCGCTTTTGGCTCACGCCGCCGACTGGGTGGCCGCGGCCTACGACCACCTTTCGCGCTTCGCCCCCACCGCCAAGGCGCTGGGCTGGGAGGGGCGCATCCCCGAAGACGAGCTCTACCTGCGGCGCACCTTCTTCTCGGGCTGGATCGGCCGCACCATCGGCGTAGACACCTCAGGCGAGTTCGCCCGCTACCTCTTCCACGCCGGCCGCGTCCACGCCGGCTACGGCCCCGACCGTCGCTTCGTGCCGCCCGAGTGGGTGAGCCTCTCGCTGACGCTGATCCTGCGCATGTTCAGCACCGTCGTCCCCGCCGAACGGCTGGGCTTGTGGACGAGCTACCTGGGCGTGCAGCAGGAGGTGATGCGCGCCGGCTTCGAGGCCGCGCTCGAGCTCGAGAAGGGCCGCACCGCGGTCAAGGTGGACGCGCTGGGGCTGGCGCTGCCGGCGTTGCCCGAGCCCCTGGAGGTGCGCATCCCCCAGGGGGGCACGGTGCTGGACGCCGCCTGTAAGGTGCTCACCTTCCGTCCGGAGCTGCGCGACATCGCGCTCGAGCCCGTGCAGGACACCGAGGAACACGCCGGCTGGATGGAAGAGGTGACGCGCTGGCGCTTCAAGCCGCGCTGGGCGCTGCTCAAGAACGGCCGCGACGTGGCCTACCTGGAGGGCCTGGCCACCCGGCTGAAGACCGGCGACCACCTCACCTTCCTGCCTCCCGGGCGCTGAACCCGTCCGCGAACGACGCCCCGCCGCTCGGCGGGGCGTCGCGTTTCGCCGTCGCGGGACTTACCAGCCCGCGCGGATGCCCAACGCGGTCAGGAGGGCCACCAGCCAGCCGAAGAACATCTGGCTCCAGCCGACGTGGCGCGCGGTGACCGGAGGCCGTTCGAGCATGTAGACCGCGTAGACCGCGAGCGCCAGCACCGCCCACATCCCCAGCCAGGGGCTCACGCCCCAGACGGCGCCGAGGAAGAGGACGAAGACGCCCAGCACCGCGGTGGCGAAGGTGGAGATCTTGCTCACCGGCTTGCCGTAGGCGCGGCGCACCTGCGCGCGGGCGTAGCGAATGGCCACCAAGCCGCGCATGGCCAGCACCAGCCAGGCCCCCCAGGCCAGGCGCGCGTCGCCGCCGGCGGCGAGGATGATGGCCGTGGCCACGCCGCCCATGGCGAGGGAGCCGGAGAGCTCGCCGATCAGGGTGCGCCCCTTACCCAGGGCGTCGTAGACGACCTGCACCACCACCAGCGGCAGCGCGACGAGGAGCGGCGCTACGAAGGCGCGCTCGCCCGTCAGCCAGGCGACGAGCAGGCCCGCGAGCGCCAGCCCCCCGTAGAGGAGGGCGAAAAAGAGGGCCAGCCGGGTGCGCGGGTAGACGTGGCCGCGGCGCAGGTCGCCCGCGGCCAGTTTGGTGGGGTGGCGGGCAAAGAAGCTGGCCAGCGCCATCAGGCCCAGACCCCAGCCCGCGGCGCTGGGGGCGACGAGCAGGCCCAGGATCACGGGCTCGAGGGTGAAGCCCCAGCCCCCGTGCTCGTTGGGCACGGCCAGGCTCTTCAAGGTTACGGTGGGAGCGGGTCGGGTCGCCATCTCGGGGTCAGTCAACCACAACCGCGCCGTAAATAAATGAGACGGGGCCCCGCAGGGCCCCGTCCCTGGCCGGGCCCGGGCTACTCGCCCACGACCTCGCCGGCGAAGGTCTCGAAGGCCGCCTCGAAGTTCTGCAAGAAGACCGCCAGCGCCCCCTCGAGGTCCACGCCCCCGGACAGGTCGAGGTCGCTCTCGATCACGGGGTCGCGCTCGTCGTCGAGGTAGACCTTGGCGAAGCGGTAGTTGTAGTTCCAGGCGTTGACGGCCTCGAGCGCGACCTCACCGTCGGTCGAGAAGCCCGCGTAGAGCTGCAGGCTCTCGTAGCCGGGGCGGTCGGGGTTGTCGTCGTAGAAGAAGAGCAGGGCGTTGTAGCCGCTCTTCAGCTCGAGGTGGAAGAGGGGCATGCCCTCGCCGTCCTTGTCGAGGCTGAAGGTGTAGCCGTTGGCGGCCAGCCAGGCGGCCACCTGGGGAGCGTCGGTGCCGGTGACGATCGGGCCGGACTGGGCCAGGACCGGCAGGGCGAGGAGGGCCGACAGTACGAGGGGTCGCAGGAGATGGGTCATGACCCGGTCATTCTACCCGCGCCCCGTCGCCGAAGACGACGTCGAGGACCCAGGAGACGATGGAAAGCAGCAGCGCCCCCCAGAAGGCGCCGGCAAAGCCCACCACCTCGAGCGCCGTCGCCTGGGCGACGAGCAGCAGCACCAGCGCGTTCACCACCAGGGTGAACAGCCCCAGGGTGAGCAGGTTGAGCGGCAGGGTGAAGAGCAGCAGCAGCGGCCGTACCAGGGCGTTGGCGAGCCCCAGCACCAACCCGGCGATCAGGTAGTCGGCGAGGCTGCTGCCGGGGGCGAAGTTCACGCCGCCGTAGAGCTGGGCCACCACCCACAGCGCCAGGGTGTTGAGGATCCAGCGAGCCAGGAAGTTGCGCATACCCCAGTTTAGCCCGGGGGTTGAGCGCGGCGGGGGGCCGGCGTATGCTGGTGTTAGTATGCGCTTACATACAGGCTCCACCGAGGAACGGCTGCTCGGGGCCGCGCTCGAGCTGCTGGCCGAACGCGGCTACAAGGGCGCGACCACGCGCCAGATCGCCGAGCGCGCGGGGGTGGCCGAGGTGACGCTCTTCCGCCGCTTCGGCTCCAAGGCGCGGTTGATGGCCGAGGCGGTGCGCAGCGCCGGTGCGGCCTTCGAGGAGGTGGCGGGCCGGCCCAGCGGCGACCTGCAGGGCGACCTGCTCGCGATGGCCGAGCGCTACCTCGCTCAGCTCAGGCGCGCGGGCTCGTTGATCTTCGTGATGGCCGGCGAGGCCGCGCGCGAGCCGGAACTGCGGCAAGCGCTCGAGGAGGCCATGGCCGGGAGGATCGCGACCGTGGCGGGCTTCTTCGCCTACTACCAGCAGCGCGGCGCGCTGCGGCCGGCCCCGGCCGGGACGCTGGTCCACGCGTTCTTCGGGCCGCTGATCTCCTCGGCGCTCTTCCAAACGGCGCTGAGCCGCGCGCCCGAACTCGACGTCGAGGCCCACGTGCACGGTTTTCTCAGGGGGTGGTCGCCGTGAAAGGGGTTCGCGAGAAGGTAGCGGCCCGGGGGCTCGAGCGCCGCTTCGGTCACCTGCTCGCGGTGGCGGGGGTGAGCTTCGAGGTCTACGAGGGCGAGGTCTTCGGCCTCTTGGGTCCGAACGGGGCGGGAAAGACCACCCTGGTGCGGATGCTCAGCGGGGTGCTCACCCCCACCCACGGCGACGCCACCGTGGACGGGGCCAGCGTGGTGCGCGAACCCGAGCAGGTGAAGGCGCGCATCGGCTACGCCACCCAGGAGGCGAGCGTCTACCCCTTCCTCACGGTGCGCGAGAACCTGGAGTTCCGCGCCGCCATGTACCTGGAGGGCCCGGCCGCGCGCGAGGCCGTGGAGGACGCGCTGGCGCGCTTCGGTCTGGGCGGGGTGGCCGGCCGGCGCGCCGGCGAGCTCTCGGGCGGCTGGCGCCAGCGCCTCTCCATCGCCCAGGCGGTGGTGCACCGACCGCGGGTGGCCTTCCTGGACGAGCCCACCACCGGCCTCGATCCGCTGGCGCGGCGCGCCGTCTGGGACCTGGTCTACGCCGAGGCGGCGCGGGGAATGAGCGCGCTCGTGACCACCCACTACATGGACGAGGCCGAGCGCTGCCACCGCGTGGGGCTGATCTACCGGGGGCGGCTGGTGGCGCTGGGCACGCCCCAGGCGCTGAAGGAGCAGGTGCGCGCGCGCTACCGCTTCTACCGGATCCCGGCCGGCGAGCCCGGAACCTGGCGGGGGCGGCCCGGGGTGGTCGACGCCTGGCAGCGCGGCGGCCAGACCCGGATCGTGCTCGAGCCGGACGCGCCCGCACCGCCGGAAGCGACACCGGAAGACCCCACGATGGAAGACGTCTTCGTCCTGAAGATCCGCGAGGAGGACGCCCATGCGCTGGTCTAGGGTGCGGGCGGTGGCCAAGAAGGAGATGCTCGAGCTGCGGCGCGACCCCATCCTGCTGCGGGTCATCGTCATCCTGCCGGTGGCCATGCTGCTGCTCTTCGGCTACGCGGTGAACTTTAACCTCAAGCACATCCCGATCGCCGTCTGGGACCGGGCGGACGACCGCATCGCCC is part of the Oceanithermus desulfurans genome and harbors:
- a CDS encoding protoglobin domain-containing protein, encoding MATPPKTEQPVWTQVLDLPPPPEAQMREQLAFVGLNETAKRQMYLDGEPLLAHAADWVAAAYDHLSRFAPTAKALGWEGRIPEDELYLRRTFFSGWIGRTIGVDTSGEFARYLFHAGRVHAGYGPDRRFVPPEWVSLSLTLILRMFSTVVPAERLGLWTSYLGVQQEVMRAGFEAALELEKGRTAVKVDALGLALPALPEPLEVRIPQGGTVLDAACKVLTFRPELRDIALEPVQDTEEHAGWMEEVTRWRFKPRWALLKNGRDVAYLEGLATRLKTGDHLTFLPPGR
- a CDS encoding YwiC-like family protein, yielding MATRPAPTVTLKSLAVPNEHGGWGFTLEPVILGLLVAPSAAGWGLGLMALASFFARHPTKLAAGDLRRGHVYPRTRLALFFALLYGGLALAGLLVAWLTGERAFVAPLLVALPLVVVQVVYDALGKGRTLIGELSGSLAMGGVATAIILAAGGDARLAWGAWLVLAMRGLVAIRYARAQVRRAYGKPVSKISTFATAVLGVFVLFLGAVWGVSPWLGMWAVLALAVYAVYMLERPPVTARHVGWSQMFFGWLVALLTALGIRAGW
- a CDS encoding YbjN domain-containing protein; protein product: MTHLLRPLVLSALLALPVLAQSGPIVTGTDAPQVAAWLAANGYTFSLDKDGEGMPLFHLELKSGYNALLFFYDDNPDRPGYESLQLYAGFSTDGEVALEAVNAWNYNYRFAKVYLDDERDPVIESDLDLSGGVDLEGALAVFLQNFEAAFETFAGEVVGE
- a CDS encoding phage holin family protein, whose product is MRNFLARWILNTLALWVVAQLYGGVNFAPGSSLADYLIAGLVLGLANALVRPLLLLFTLPLNLLTLGLFTLVVNALVLLLVAQATALEVVGFAGAFWGALLLSIVSWVLDVVFGDGARVE
- a CDS encoding TetR/AcrR family transcriptional regulator encodes the protein MRLHTGSTEERLLGAALELLAERGYKGATTRQIAERAGVAEVTLFRRFGSKARLMAEAVRSAGAAFEEVAGRPSGDLQGDLLAMAERYLAQLRRAGSLIFVMAGEAAREPELRQALEEAMAGRIATVAGFFAYYQQRGALRPAPAGTLVHAFFGPLISSALFQTALSRAPELDVEAHVHGFLRGWSP
- a CDS encoding ABC transporter ATP-binding protein — encoded protein: MKGVREKVAARGLERRFGHLLAVAGVSFEVYEGEVFGLLGPNGAGKTTLVRMLSGVLTPTHGDATVDGASVVREPEQVKARIGYATQEASVYPFLTVRENLEFRAAMYLEGPAAREAVEDALARFGLGGVAGRRAGELSGGWRQRLSIAQAVVHRPRVAFLDEPTTGLDPLARRAVWDLVYAEAARGMSALVTTHYMDEAERCHRVGLIYRGRLVALGTPQALKEQVRARYRFYRIPAGEPGTWRGRPGVVDAWQRGGQTRIVLEPDAPAPPEATPEDPTMEDVFVLKIREEDAHALV